Proteins from one Merismopedia glauca CCAP 1448/3 genomic window:
- the pyrH gene encoding UMP kinase, with translation MGIAYKRVLLKLSGEALMGNLGYGIDPGIVQQIAQEVAEVINSGIQLAIVVGGGNIFRGVKGASAGMDRATADYIGMIATVMNAMTLQDALEKIGIPTRVQSAIAMQEVAEPYIRRRAIRHLEKGRVVVFGAGSGNPFFTTDTTAALRAAEIDADVIFKATKVDGIYDSDPHTNPEAKRYQTLTYGHVLTHDLRVMDSTAIALCKENNIPIIVFDLSVRGNINRAVMGEAVGTLVGGNCEVS, from the coding sequence ATGGGGATAGCTTACAAGCGAGTATTGCTCAAGTTAAGTGGGGAAGCCTTAATGGGCAACTTGGGTTATGGTATCGATCCTGGGATTGTCCAACAAATAGCTCAAGAAGTAGCAGAAGTTATCAATTCTGGCATCCAGTTAGCAATTGTGGTGGGTGGTGGTAACATATTTCGAGGAGTCAAAGGTGCCTCGGCGGGTATGGACCGAGCCACAGCCGATTATATTGGAATGATCGCTACTGTGATGAATGCCATGACTTTGCAAGATGCTTTGGAAAAGATTGGAATTCCGACTAGAGTGCAATCAGCCATAGCCATGCAAGAGGTAGCAGAACCTTACATCCGTCGTCGGGCGATTCGCCATTTAGAAAAAGGTAGGGTCGTGGTTTTTGGCGCTGGTTCAGGGAATCCATTTTTTACTACAGATACCACGGCAGCGCTGCGAGCAGCAGAAATTGATGCTGACGTAATTTTTAAAGCTACCAAGGTAGATGGAATTTATGATAGCGATCCCCATACCAACCCTGAAGCTAAACGTTATCAAACTCTGACATACGGACACGTCCTAACTCACGATTTGCGGGTGATGGATAGCACTGCGATCGCTTTGTGTAAAGAAAATAATATCCCTATTATTGTTTTCGATCTATCGGTTCGCGGTAATATTAACCGTGCTGTAATGGGAGAAGCCGTTGGTACTTTAGTGGGAGGCAATTGTGAAGTTAGCTGA
- a CDS encoding DUF3011 domain-containing protein, with amino-acid sequence MAINLQAIAATLMVTGLSMGTLVSNPIPASAREAITCQSRRNQRETCPVATNGRVRLVRQLSRATCARNWGYTRNIIWVRNGCRAEFLVGNRYDSENRRYNRRDRDNRYDSDRPYNRRDR; translated from the coding sequence ATGGCTATCAATCTTCAAGCGATCGCTGCCACATTGATGGTTACTGGCTTGAGTATGGGTACGCTTGTTAGCAATCCCATTCCCGCTTCAGCTAGAGAAGCAATCACCTGTCAAAGCCGGCGCAATCAGAGAGAAACCTGTCCAGTAGCTACAAATGGGCGAGTAAGACTGGTTAGGCAGTTGTCTAGAGCTACTTGTGCCAGAAATTGGGGTTATACTAGAAATATTATTTGGGTCAGAAATGGTTGCCGTGCCGAATTCTTAGTTGGCAATCGATATGATAGCGAAAACCGCCGATACAACAGACGCGATCGAGACAACCGATATGACAGCGATCGCCCCTACAACAGACGCGATCGATAA
- a CDS encoding sucrose-phosphate phosphatase: MTPFLFVTDLDNTLVGDRASLQELNQLLEHHRQTHGTKIVYATGRSLYLYQQLASEANLLVPDALIAAVGTEIYLNRETSPHIDWANHLNLGWNRETVVNIAAEFADLLPQSHSEQGNFKVSYFLAAAAAVEVLPRLESLLESEKIEAKLIYSSGKDLDIIPRQSDKGLAVKFMQNYWQMTPDQTVVCGDSGNDIPLFSVGEERGIVVGNAQPELSLWCEVNPVSYRYQAKANYAGGILEGLMYFGFAN; the protein is encoded by the coding sequence ATGACACCCTTTTTATTTGTAACCGATTTAGATAATACCTTAGTGGGCGATCGCGCCTCTCTCCAGGAGTTAAATCAACTCCTAGAACATCATCGGCAAACTCATGGCACCAAAATAGTTTACGCTACAGGTCGCTCTTTGTACCTTTATCAACAACTAGCTAGTGAAGCCAATTTACTGGTTCCAGATGCTTTAATTGCGGCTGTAGGAACCGAAATCTATTTGAATCGAGAAACTTCACCCCATATCGATTGGGCTAACCATCTCAATCTAGGTTGGAATCGAGAAACTGTCGTCAATATCGCGGCAGAATTTGCCGATTTATTGCCTCAATCTCACTCAGAACAAGGAAATTTTAAAGTTAGTTATTTTTTAGCCGCAGCCGCAGCAGTTGAAGTTTTACCCCGATTAGAGTCACTGTTAGAATCTGAAAAAATTGAAGCTAAATTAATCTATAGCAGTGGCAAAGATTTAGATATTATTCCTCGCCAAAGTGACAAAGGTTTAGCTGTCAAATTCATGCAAAACTATTGGCAAATGACACCCGATCAAACAGTAGTTTGTGGCGATTCTGGTAATGATATTCCCCTGTTTAGTGTCGGAGAAGAAAGAGGAATTGTAGTTGGTAATGCTCAACCAGAACTCAGTTTATGGTGTGAAGTAAACCCTGTTTCCTATCGCTATCAAGCTAAGGCTAACTATGCTGGAGGAATTTTAGAAGGGTTAATGTACTTCGGTTTTGCTAACTAA
- a CDS encoding regulatory protein RecX encodes MNCQEYFLYLLARQEYSARDLSIKGQQKGFDPELIGTTIAHLQKQGYQSDTRLVAVLISASQGKYGRNVVKRKCFEKGISLELFEQVWSETVDLEEATQSLSQLKDKVMRKYHLNDLHNIDSKTKAKLWRYLQYRGFNPGKLLEQWQSEEESF; translated from the coding sequence AAGAATATAGCGCTCGTGACTTATCAATTAAAGGACAACAAAAAGGTTTCGATCCAGAATTAATCGGGACGACAATTGCCCATCTACAAAAGCAAGGTTATCAATCAGACACTAGATTAGTGGCTGTTTTGATATCAGCATCTCAAGGTAAGTATGGTCGAAATGTAGTCAAGAGGAAATGCTTTGAGAAAGGCATAAGTTTAGAATTGTTTGAGCAAGTATGGAGTGAAACGGTAGATTTAGAGGAAGCTACTCAATCTCTTTCACAACTCAAAGATAAAGTTATGCGTAAATATCATTTAAATGACTTACATAATATAGATTCCAAAACTAAAGCTAAACTGTGGCGATACCTTCAGTATAGAGGTTTTAATCCTGGAAAATTGTTAGAACAATGGCAGTCGGAAGAAGAATCATTTTAA
- the glgP gene encoding alpha-glucan family phosphorylase, protein MQPIRTFNVSPSLPPQLEPLRHLAYNLHWDWNTEAKDLFRRLDRDLWESSRHNPVLMLGLISQARLKEVAEDEGFLAHMERAVRLLDDYLQEGSWYRRHRKPESQECYAYFCAEYGLVDCLPIYSGGLGVLAGDHLKAASDLGLPLVAVGLLYQEGYFAQYLNADGWQQERYPVNDFYNMPVHLERKADGSELLIEVEYPGRKVQARVWRIDVGRVKLYVLDTNIPSNNAYDQDITDELYGGDLDTRIHQEIMLGIGGIRMLKALGYKPTVYHLNEGHSGFLILERIRMLMQEEGLSFTEAKQVAQSTQIFTTHTPVSAGFDLFPADKTMHFVGHYANIYGLSREEFLALGRENPGDLGSPFSMAALALKTSSFVNGVAKLHGVVSRAMFHGLWNGLPLDEVPITSITNGVHARSCVAKSTQELYDRYLGPSWSEKGPEDPLWDKVSAIPDEELWRNHERCRSELVVFARERLVKYLRDRGASAAELAQAEEVLDPKVLTIGFARRFATYKRATLFMRDKERLEKILKANKHRRVQFVIAGKAHPKDLPGKELIRDIIHFTREEGMSHSVVFLPDYDIHVARLMVSGCDVWLNTPRRPREASGTSGMKAAMNGLPNLSILDGWWDEADYVKTGWPIGHGEEYTEDNLEYQDEVEANALYELFEQEVVPIFYDRDSEGLPRGWIAKMKDAIRLNCPFFNTARMVREYATRAYFPAGDRNFVMTQGHYAPAKGLASWKEKVSQQWYQVKVESVDVSTDSHIKVNETVSVKARLQLAGLAPEDVQVELYQGALDPHGQIVNPTTVVMEPQGKDGNQTTIYTGDVVYDSSGLQGLTLRILPKHENLSSPHELGLILWA, encoded by the coding sequence ATGCAGCCGATTCGGACATTCAATGTATCTCCTTCTTTACCGCCACAACTAGAACCACTGCGTCATCTAGCATACAATTTGCATTGGGATTGGAACACTGAAGCCAAAGACTTATTTCGTCGTCTAGACCGAGATTTGTGGGAATCCAGTCGTCATAATCCTGTCTTAATGTTAGGGCTAATTAGCCAAGCCAGACTCAAAGAAGTTGCTGAGGATGAAGGTTTCTTAGCCCATATGGAACGCGCTGTGCGTTTGCTAGATGATTATTTGCAAGAAGGTAGCTGGTATCGTCGCCATCGCAAACCTGAAAGTCAAGAATGTTACGCTTATTTTTGTGCAGAATACGGTCTAGTTGATTGTTTACCGATTTATTCGGGCGGTTTAGGCGTTTTAGCAGGAGACCATCTGAAAGCGGCTAGCGACTTAGGATTACCCTTGGTTGCAGTGGGCTTACTTTACCAAGAAGGTTACTTCGCTCAATATCTAAACGCCGATGGTTGGCAGCAAGAACGCTATCCAGTCAATGACTTCTATAATATGCCCGTCCATCTCGAACGCAAAGCAGATGGTTCGGAGTTGCTCATAGAGGTAGAATACCCTGGTCGGAAAGTGCAAGCGCGAGTATGGCGAATTGATGTTGGTAGAGTGAAATTGTATGTCCTAGACACCAATATCCCTAGCAACAACGCCTACGACCAAGACATTACGGATGAACTCTATGGCGGGGATCTAGATACCCGCATTCACCAAGAGATCATGTTGGGAATTGGTGGAATCAGGATGCTGAAAGCTTTGGGCTACAAACCCACAGTTTATCACCTCAATGAAGGACATTCTGGGTTTTTAATTTTAGAGCGAATTCGGATGCTGATGCAGGAAGAAGGTTTGAGCTTCACTGAAGCCAAACAAGTTGCTCAATCTACCCAAATTTTTACCACCCATACCCCAGTATCGGCAGGATTTGATTTATTCCCAGCCGACAAAACTATGCACTTTGTGGGACACTACGCCAATATTTATGGGTTGTCTCGCGAAGAGTTTTTAGCCTTGGGTAGAGAAAACCCAGGAGACTTGGGTTCGCCTTTTAGTATGGCAGCCTTAGCCTTGAAAACTTCTAGCTTTGTCAATGGAGTCGCTAAGCTACATGGTGTAGTCTCTCGTGCCATGTTCCACGGTTTATGGAATGGGTTACCCTTGGATGAAGTTCCCATTACCTCGATTACCAATGGGGTACACGCCCGCAGTTGCGTAGCTAAGTCCACTCAAGAATTATACGATCGCTACCTTGGCCCTAGTTGGTCGGAAAAAGGCCCTGAAGACCCATTATGGGATAAAGTCTCAGCTATTCCTGATGAAGAACTGTGGCGCAATCACGAACGATGTCGGTCAGAATTAGTGGTGTTTGCGAGAGAAAGGCTGGTAAAATACCTGCGCGATCGCGGTGCTTCAGCCGCAGAATTGGCTCAAGCTGAAGAAGTCCTAGATCCCAAGGTTTTAACCATCGGTTTTGCCCGTAGGTTTGCGACTTACAAACGCGCTACCCTATTTATGCGGGATAAAGAACGGCTTGAAAAAATCCTCAAAGCCAATAAACACCGCCGAGTTCAATTTGTGATTGCTGGGAAAGCCCACCCCAAAGATTTACCAGGGAAAGAGCTAATCCGCGATATTATCCATTTCACTCGCGAAGAGGGAATGAGTCACAGTGTGGTATTTTTGCCCGATTATGACATCCATGTAGCTCGGTTGATGGTTTCTGGCTGTGATGTGTGGCTCAACACCCCCAGAAGACCGAGAGAGGCTTCTGGTACTAGCGGAATGAAAGCGGCGATGAACGGGTTACCCAACCTCAGCATCCTTGATGGTTGGTGGGATGAGGCTGATTACGTCAAAACTGGTTGGCCCATCGGTCATGGGGAAGAGTATACGGAAGACAACCTAGAATATCAAGACGAAGTAGAAGCAAATGCTTTGTATGAGTTATTCGAGCAAGAAGTCGTCCCCATATTCTACGATCGCGACTCTGAGGGCTTACCACGGGGTTGGATTGCCAAGATGAAAGATGCGATTCGTTTGAATTGTCCGTTCTTTAACACCGCTAGAATGGTGAGAGAGTACGCGACACGAGCTTATTTCCCCGCAGGCGATCGCAATTTTGTGATGACTCAAGGTCATTATGCTCCAGCTAAAGGCTTAGCTAGTTGGAAGGAAAAGGTATCCCAACAGTGGTATCAAGTCAAGGTGGAATCAGTTGATGTCTCGACAGATTCACACATTAAAGTTAACGAAACTGTCTCTGTTAAAGCTCGTTTGCAACTAGCAGGGTTAGCGCCAGAAGATGTGCAAGTAGAACTCTACCAAGGCGCGCTCGATCCCCACGGACAGATCGTTAATCCCACTACTGTAGTCATGGAACCGCAAGGGAAAGACGGTAACCAGACGACTATTTACACAGGGGATGTGGTTTACGATTCCTCTGGTTTGCAAGGTTTAACTTTGCGGATCTTACCCAAACACGAAAATCTCAGCAGTCCTCACGAACTGGGATTAATCCTTTGGGCTTAG
- the frr gene encoding ribosome recycling factor — MKLADVEIHMQKAVESAQRAFNTIRTGRASTSLLDRVMVEYYGTPTPLKSLASINTPDASTISIQPYDKGSLNLIEKAISLSDLGLTPNNDGSAIRLNIPPLTSDRRKEFVKLAGKFAEEGKVSIRNIRRDAVDSVRKQEKNHEIPEDESKDLQDKLQKMTTKYTERIEALLAEKEKDIMTV; from the coding sequence GTGAAGTTAGCTGATGTAGAAATTCATATGCAAAAAGCAGTTGAATCTGCTCAACGAGCTTTTAACACGATTCGTACAGGTAGAGCCAGTACAAGTTTATTGGATAGGGTAATGGTGGAATATTATGGAACGCCAACTCCTTTAAAATCTTTAGCAAGTATTAATACTCCTGACGCTAGCACAATTAGTATTCAACCTTATGATAAAGGCAGCCTCAATCTGATTGAGAAAGCAATTTCTTTGTCAGATCTAGGCTTAACCCCTAATAATGATGGTTCAGCAATCCGCCTGAATATACCACCACTGACTAGCGATCGCCGCAAAGAATTTGTCAAACTAGCTGGCAAATTTGCCGAAGAAGGAAAAGTCTCAATTCGGAATATTCGGCGCGATGCCGTAGATAGCGTTCGCAAACAAGAGAAAAACCACGAAATCCCTGAAGATGAATCGAAGGATCTACAAGATAAACTTCAAAAAATGACAACTAAATACACAGAAAGGATTGAGGCATTACTAGCAGAAAAAGAAAAGGATATTATGACTGTCTAA
- a CDS encoding MFS transporter, whose amino-acid sequence MHLFQKFWRSRSRLVASLGLPKLSLQIWILIFGRLLSQIGTGFTLFYAPIFFVNQVGLSATSVGLALGSGQITGIIGRICSGIICDSRHWGRKRTLLLSAVVSAIAAFVFSITTTLPILVLGNLLMGLGVGLYWPATEAVVADLTIGQQRQEAYALTRLGDSLGLGLGIVFGGVLIGSTGAYRALFTIDGISFLVFLAIAFCAIKETLPTQDTAPKSPFAGWKTALGDRILLTYVLVNIIFTTYISQLESSLPLYMTNFVNLNGTNRGFAPDTLSALFTWHLIVQIIGQIPTVRWLRGFSHPQALIISALIWGVGFISIWVMGVTATNQLAWAAVAMAILSLATITYTPSASALVADLAPSNLRGVYISINSLCWAVGYAVGPPLGGWALDQSKTIVYGFWLALAASVSVAIAIIIWLERLMHSAPSDL is encoded by the coding sequence ATGCACCTGTTTCAAAAGTTTTGGCGATCGCGTAGCCGTCTAGTGGCATCGCTTGGCTTACCTAAATTATCTCTGCAAATTTGGATTTTAATTTTTGGTAGGTTACTTTCGCAAATTGGTACGGGTTTTACCTTATTTTACGCCCCAATCTTCTTTGTGAATCAAGTGGGATTATCTGCCACTAGCGTGGGTTTAGCTTTGGGTAGCGGGCAAATTACAGGGATAATTGGACGGATTTGTAGCGGTATTATCTGTGATTCTAGGCATTGGGGACGAAAGCGAACTTTATTGCTGTCGGCGGTTGTTTCGGCTATAGCCGCCTTTGTTTTTTCCATCACTACTACCTTACCAATTCTGGTGTTAGGTAATCTGTTGATGGGTTTGGGGGTAGGTTTATATTGGCCCGCAACGGAGGCTGTAGTTGCAGATTTAACTATCGGACAACAGCGCCAAGAAGCCTATGCTTTAACCCGTTTGGGAGATTCCCTAGGGTTGGGGTTGGGAATTGTGTTTGGGGGCGTTTTAATCGGCTCTACAGGTGCTTATCGGGCTTTATTTACGATAGATGGGATCTCGTTTTTAGTATTTTTGGCGATCGCATTTTGCGCCATTAAAGAGACTTTACCTACTCAAGATACAGCACCAAAATCGCCTTTTGCGGGGTGGAAAACAGCCTTGGGCGATCGCATTCTCCTGACATATGTTTTGGTCAATATTATCTTTACTACCTATATTTCTCAGTTAGAAAGTAGTCTGCCCTTGTATATGACCAATTTTGTGAACCTAAATGGCACTAATCGCGGTTTTGCTCCAGATACCCTCAGCGCTCTATTTACCTGGCACCTAATTGTCCAAATAATCGGTCAAATTCCCACTGTGCGCTGGTTAAGAGGTTTTAGCCATCCCCAAGCTTTGATAATTTCAGCCTTAATCTGGGGGGTAGGATTTATCTCGATTTGGGTAATGGGAGTAACTGCTACGAACCAACTAGCTTGGGCGGCTGTGGCTATGGCAATCCTAAGTTTAGCTACGATTACTTATACGCCGTCAGCTTCAGCTTTAGTTGCAGATTTAGCCCCATCAAATTTAAGAGGGGTTTATATCTCGATTAATTCCTTATGTTGGGCTGTGGGTTATGCCGTTGGTCCTCCCTTGGGCGGTTGGGCATTAGACCAATCTAAGACTATAGTTTACGGTTTTTGGTTAGCCTTAGCTGCTAGTGTCAGTGTGGCGATCGCAATTATTATATGGCTGGAACGATTAATGCATTCAGCCCCTTCTGACTTGTAA